A region of Colletotrichum destructivum chromosome 11, complete sequence DNA encodes the following proteins:
- a CDS encoding Putative TauD/TfdA-like domain, taurine dioxygenase TauD-like superfamily: MPPNREPLARSGALDDLEWRDLTPVIGREFPKAQLKDIMTSDAMLRDLAINVSERNVVFFRNQTINASDMKIIAQKLGELTGKPPTSKVSECACHQLLIFNPSCTKREQLHRHTLSNSKRGDETDEGTVDDEVTVISNKTGAEFFHEEPDRLASEGWHSDISTERIPSDYAIFKMRKLPNDSGAGGDTLWASGYEAFDRLSKPLKRLAEGLTATHFDDVLCDIGRKTPEKMLSENRGSPENHGLDFEVSHPVVRTNPVTNWKSLYGACGQIAPGKIDGVPSRESDMLKQFFLDLIAMNHDLQVRWRWSENDVAIWDNDYCGLRLAQRVASVGEKPYYDPSSVSRREHLRRQSEAEKTKV, encoded by the exons ATGCCCCCCAACCGCGAGCCGTTGGCCCGCTCAGGAGCACTCGATGACCTGGAATGGCGTGATTTGACACCCGTGATCGGAAGGGAGTTCCCCAAAGCACAACTCAAGGACATCATGACTAGCGACGCAATGCTCCGCGACCTCGCTATCAATGTCTCGGAGAGAAATGTGGTGTTTTTCCGGAATCAGACGATCAACGCCAGCGACATGAAAATAATCGCTCAAAAACTCGGGGAACTAACAGGGAAGCCCCCGACGTCcaaggtgagtgagtgtgcCTGTCACCAACTGCTCATTTTCAACCCCAGTTGCACTAAGCGCGAACAGTTGCACCGCCATACCCTCTCCAACAGCAAGAGGGGCGACGAGACAGACGAAGGCaccgtggacgacgaggttaCCGTCATCTCCAACAAG ACCGGAGCCGAGTTCTTCCACGAAGAGCCGGATCGTCTTGCTAGCGAGGGCTGGCATTCGGACATTAGCACGGAAAGGATCCCTTCCGACTATGCCATATTCAAAATGCGCAAGCTTCCCAATGATTCGGGTGCAGGGGGCGACACCCTGTGGGCGTCGGGGTATGAGGCCTTTGACCGTCTCTCAAAGCCTTTGAAGCGTCTCGCCGAGGGCCTGACAGCTACGCATTTCGACGACGTTTTATGCGACATCGGCCGCAAGACCCCAGAGAAGATGTTATCAGAGAACAGAGGATCCCCTGAGAACCATGGTCTGGACTTTGAGGTGTCCCA CCCCGTTGTCAGAACGAATCCAGTAACGAACTGGAAGTCACTTTATGGGGCTTGTGGACAGATCGCACCTGGCAAGATCGATGGAGTTCCCAGCCGCGAAAGCGATATGTTGAAGCAATTCT TTCTCGACCTCATTGCCATGAATCACGACCTCCAAGTTCGGTGGCGTTGGTCCGAGAATGATGTGGCTATTTGGGACAA TGATTACTGCGGCTTGCGGTTGGCACAGAGGGTCGCCTCTGTTGGAGAGAAACCCTACTATGACCCATCGTCTGTCTCGCGTAGGGAACATCTCAGACGACAATCCGAGGCAGAGAAAACAAAGGTTTGA
- a CDS encoding Putative AMP-dependent synthetase/ligase domain, phosphopantetheine binding ACP domain, AMP-binding, which translates to MNAPQYGKRLIPQVLDEIANTDPDAEIFSVPRSSDPKDGWKKVTYWQVANAVNRIAQLIVGKRGRPEPGTFPTLTYIGPSDVRYAIFTIACIKAGYKALLISPRNSHKGQMNLLEQTDCNIICCDSSFDDVVQPLAKERQMDIIVVSSAEAWLEDTEVYTHFPYIKTFEEAKMDPVVVLHTSGSTGLPKPVVLRVAMIAVGDAFHNLADFMGSMNCIKSITLGERLFLPMPLFHAAGCCMSILAAIYWKHPVALGFTNRPLTPQTVLDALQYAHVDNVILPPSILEEMASMPEGVDWLKKMKRVHFGGGNLARDAGNLLTKAEVPVSSLIASTETGVLPYFFQKNLSLWQWFIIDSDCMGVNWRRVTEEEDIYEQIIVRKDKEDPLQGIFYTFPEAREYSTKDLYCKHPTLPNHWRYYGRADNIIILSNGEKLNPLTIEEIVTGHPRVKGAIVAGAMRFQPLLIIEPMEGIKSGEEEKLIDDIWPLVVKANKETVAHGQISRQFIIVTSAKKPFPRAGKGTIQRQMALKLYNDEINEWYEKAEDNTEFVPVDVDIDITSQQALTSSIEKLFQHSLGSRALSADTDFFNAGIDSMQIINASRILRHGLKAAGANISADTIATRVIYGHPTPRQLSAYLIDCIRKQADDNTTTTAEDGSGRPNHDVAVMESLIQEYTRDLPQMHDSKPAPNDQGQTILITGTTGSLGSYMLDFMESNPAVTKVICLNRRNDGYERQMKISAERGLNTNWKKTEFLCADLSKSNLGLKPDVYNRLLKEADRIIHNAWPVNFNISLESFTPHIRGVRHFIDFSLHATKNVPIIFISSIGTVNCWAGPSPVPEEKLVDLSLPTGGYGRSKLVSSLILDEATQRSGVPTAIIRVGQIAGPQSKSGCWNRQEWLPSIVASSVYLGILPKDLGDESMVNWTPVEGIANLILEVSGIATPTPLQKINGYFHGVNPRTIEWEKLAVAIKSFYGDRIKNLVSFKEWSKALEESASLAKDVEKNPGIKLLDFYQDLASGGGSVKLSMERTMEQSRTMKEMQAVTPELVQNWCRQWGF; encoded by the exons ATGAACGCGCCGCAATACGGAAAGCGCTTGATTCCCCAAGTACTTGACGAGATCGCCAACACAGATCCCGACGCGGAAATCTTCTCGGTGCCTCGCTCATCCGACCCCAAGGATGGATGGAAGAAAGTGACCTACTGGCAGGTTGCGAACGCGGTAAACCGCATAGCTCAGCTGATTGTCGGCAAAAGGGGCAGGCCTGAACCGGGGACCTTTCCCACGCTCACCTATATCGGACCCAGCGATGTGCGCTACGCAATTTTCACAATCGCCTGTATCAAGGCAGGGTACAAG GCCTTGTTAATCTCACCCAGAAATTCTCACAAGGGTCAGATGAATCTTTTGGAGCAGACAGACTGCAACATCATCTGCTGCGACTCATCCTTCGACGATGTTGTCCAGCCTCTGGCAAAAGAGCGTCAAATGGACATAATTGTGGTCAGCTCTGCTGAAGCTTGGCTTGAAGACACTGAGGTGTACACGCATTTCCCTTACATCAAGACCTTTGAAGAGGCCAAGATGGACCCAGTTGTTGTGCTCCATACAAGCGGTAGTACTGGCCTGCCGAAGCCTGTTGTTCTCCGCGTTGCTATGATTGCTGTTGGCGATGCTTTTCACAACCTCGCAGACTTTATGGGTTCCATGAACTGCATCAAGTCCATCACGCTTGGCGAGCGCCTCTTCCTGCCAATGCCTCTATTTCACGCTGCTGGGTGCTGCATGTCAATCTTGGCCGCCATCTACTGGAAACACCCTGTTGCCCTTGGCTTTACAAATCGTCCTTTAACACCGCAGACTGTTCTCGACGCTCTTCAGTACGCCCATGTCGACAATGTTATATTGCCCCCCTCGATATTAGAAGAGATGGCTAGCATGCCTGAGGGCGTTGACTGGTTGAAAAAGATGAAGAGGGTGCATTTTGGCGGCGGTAACCTCGCCCGTGATGCTGGGAACCTGCTTACCAAGGCCGAAGTCCCTGTATCCAGCCTTATTGCGTCCACTGA GACCGGTGTTCTGCCGTATTTCTTCCAGAAGAACCTAAGTCTCTGGCAATGGTTCATTATTGACTCAGACTGCATGGGAGTCAACTGGCGCCGAGTTACCGAAGAGGAAGATATCTACGAACAAATTATCGTGCGCAAGGATAAAGAGGACCCTCTTCAGGGTATCTTTTACACTTTTCCTGAGGCTAGGGAGTATAGTACGAAGGATCTGTACTGCAAGCATCCCACGCTGCCTAACCACTGGAGGTACTATGGTCGAGCTGATAACATTATCATCTTATCCAACGGTGAGAAGTTAAACCCTTTAACTATTGAGGAAATTGTTACAGGTCATCCGAGAGTCAAAGGCGCCATCGTTGCTGGAGCTATGCGCTTCCAGCCTCTCCTCATTATTGAGCCTATGGAGGGCATCAagtctggggaggaggagaagctcaTTGACGATATCTGGCCACTGGTTGTTAAGGCCAACAAAGAGACTGTTGCTCATGGCCAGATTAGTCGCCagttcatcatcgtcacctcCGCCAAGAAACCCTTTCCCCGCGCTGGAAAGGGTACTATACAGCGACAAATGGCTTTGAAACTTTACAATGATGAGATCAATGAATGGTATGAGAAAGCTGAGGATAACACGGAATTTGTTCCAGTCGATGTCGATATCGACATCACCTCTCAGCAGGCTCTGACCAGCTCTATCGAGAAACTCTTCCAGCACAGCCTTGGTAGCAGAGCCTTGTCTGCCGACACCGATTTCTTCAATGCTGGAATCGACTCTATGCAAATAATCAACGCCTCCCGTATCCTCCGCCATGGACTCAAGGCTGCCGGTGCCAACATCTCCGCGGACACAATCGCCACCCGTGTTATATACGGGCACCCAACCCCTAGACAGTTGTCCGCCTACCTTATCGACTGCATCAGAAAACAAGCTGACGACAATACTACGACGACAGCCGAGGATGGTTCCGGCCGCCCCAACCACGATGTGGCCGTCATGGAGTCGCTGATTCAGGAGTACACCCGCGATTTGCCCCAGATGCACGACAGCAAGCCCGCGCCCAACGACCAGGGCCAGACCATTCTTATCACTGGTACAACAGGTTCTCTCGGGTCTTACATGCTCGACTTCATGGAGTCCAACCCTGCAGTAACAAAAGTTATCTGTCTCAACCGCCGGAACGATGGCTACGAACGCCAGATGAAGATAAGTGCCGAGCGTGGACTCAACACCAACTGGAAAAAGACCGAATTCCTCTGCGCAGACTTGTCAAAGAGCAATCTTGGCCTCAAGCCCGATGTTTACAATAGACTTCTAAAAGAAGCCGACCGCATTATCCACAACGCCTGGCCTGTCAACTTCAATATCTCCTTGGAATCCTTCACGCCGCATATTCGCGGCGTCCGCCACTTTATCGACTTCTCCCTCCATGCCACCAAGAATGTGCCTATTATATTCATCAGTAGTATTGGCACTGTTAACTGTTGGGCTGGACCTAGCCCAGTTCCTGAGGAGAAGCTTGTGGACTTGTCTCTGCCAACAGGCGGCTATGGACGCTCTAAGCTAGTCAGCTCTCTGATTCTCGATGAGGCAACTCAGCGTTCTGGCGTTCCAACCGCCATCATTCGTGTTGGTCAAATTGCTGGTCCTCAGTCCAAGTCCGGTTGCTGGAATCGTCAAGAATGGCTGCCGTCCATTGTCGCTAGTTCAGTCTATCTTGGAATCTTACCCAAGGACCTTGGCGACGAGAGCATGGTCAACTGGACGCCGGTTGAGGGCATTGCCAACTTGATACTCGAAGTCTCGGGAATTGCTACGCCCACCCCTCTACAGAAAATCAACGGGTACTTTCACGGCGTCAATCCCCGCACTATCGAATGGGAGAAGCTTGCAGTCGCGATCAAGTCCTTTTACGGTGACCGCATAAAGAACCTTGTCTCATTCAAGGAGTGGTCTAAAGCCTTGGAGGAGAGTGCGTCCTTGGCAAAAGATGTTGAAAAGAACCCTGGGATAAAGTTGCTCGATTTCTACCAAGATTTAGCTTCTGGCGGGGGGTCTGTTAAGTTGTCGATGGAGCGTACTATGGAACAGAGCAGAACGATGAAGGAGATGCAGGCTGTAACTCCAGAGCTGGTGCAGAACTGGTGTAGACAGTGGGGATTCTAA
- a CDS encoding Putative AAA+ ATPase domain, ABC transporter type 1, transmembrane domain-containing protein, translated as MSQYRPEEDNTLDVKLHLATRSGDFTILFEEMFLTALPGIVFILSTLLQVLHASLFRLPKNERKQPPHRPPSPVKAVLHALHICLRVAFFSTWRALVIARTRGTTFAGVVYLVCAVLCAGFSFHTQRSRTRPCNVLLVYLSASVITDAVRARTLWMVRSYYQVALPAILMATLLTQLILLFVEAQRLPTAGELHEGHKSPQDLNSVFSQRLFAWLTPLLRQGYRHALSMNDLFYLDSRMSQTHVMAKFNNALASAHVEGRRPPDNNSNNNNNNNNNNNNNKTFSLPKLLLSSLTWSFVKPVLPRTLQILFVVCQPLLLNVVTTFLSRHSSDPAAPDELRGPIIAAYVAVYVGIAISTGWYWHWVDRSIFQTRGVLIGAIFQKALFLDADKATTTKGRIITLVSGDVEKAIAGLESCHELWANALQAAIALWLLYRNLGVVFVIPLAVAAVAGTASFGISRLSRTRQALCMAAMESRLDATAGVLQNLRALRMTGCLEVIAARVQEWRDKELFLLKQYRWMTIAAVIVSFVPMILTPAITFTVIYVSDKASLANLSRVFETLGLLSLLSEPLIYLYQLAPYLAFSFVCLGRIEDFLSDPGSRAKEDPPRPVSTPKAPRHQRLYVRNGRFGWGPADGTFTVRIDNVTLHPNQFLAVVGPPGSGKSTFLLGLLGETAVCEAEEMVVERGSLAFCSQTPWLPNQMICDIIVGSHDFDAEWYTTVLNTCGLEAVLNTLPSNDMTATNAAGVHLSLSQKKSIALARAVYSQKPILLLDDPLAGLDQQSRALVSSALLGRDGLLCKRGCIVIVTCATDQLSQRADRVIHLGNTDEDQLHRGETAPPTAQHLSRPGETKTHQPIRIEQETNPQESEAEEEAKTHIEMLKIGEWVIGKFYFRAAGLQYLIPFLTAAIAFTLGHRFTGKFSSTHVPLPYVFLLFIIDPSLQNLKDVVLKQWSESEAIRDHDGGESKVHLAEYWGLSALALVGLAVSTWVLLQRCVPVAGSSLHHQLLTALCKAPFGILTRTSSNSIINRFTQDFTIIDGELTRHLSNMVQELASMLAQLGFVMAANYYFVIVVLATMILLWLIQMVYLRTARQLRLLELSSRAYLCLHVIETLDGLVTIRAFRAREKAEEVASGLIEGTQRPMYLFFCLKRWLALVLDLCVAAIAVIIVATAMATRGSTGSGFIAVALINVMSLSVTMRSFTMAWTELGSAMGSLVRIKHASEAMWAPESRSVSDTSRQAIHEEKVEHNGAAVEFRGVTASYVQGGPAVLKDFSLMARDGQTVGICGASGSGKSTVLLALLGLLHIEKGSVLVGGKDIRTLDDCELHARIGVVPQEPLFLPGRTVRDHVDPMHQATDEQIKDKLRQVGLWEGQLDEEGIDSDLSSDFLSRHQTVLLSVARVLLQSPKIILLDEVVGSVDESIDGLIASLKEGSDDLVVVETSRVCEDETKYDCIVHL; from the exons ATGTCGCAGTATAGACCCGAAGAGGACAACACGCTTGATGTGAAGCTACACTTGGCGACAAGATCTGGGGACTTTACTATTCTGTTTGAGGAAATGTTTCTGACCGCACTGCCCGGTATCGTTTTCATTCTCAGCACCCTATTGCAAGTCCTCCACGCAAGTTTATTCCGGCTACCCAAAAACGAGAGAAAACAGCCACCCCATcgaccgccctcgcccgtcaAAGCT GTGCTTCATGCTCTACACATTTGCCTTCGCGTGGCATTCTTCTCCACCTGGAGAGCCTTGGTTATTGCAAGAACCCGCGGCACAACTTTTGCGGGTGTTGTTTACCTCGTGTGCGCAGTGCTCTGTGCTGGCTTCTCCTTCCACACGCAGCGCTCACGTACGAGGCCTTGCAATGTCTTGCTTGTGTACCTGTCCGCGTCTGTCATCACGGACGCTGTGCGAGCAAGAACCCTGTGGATGGTGCGGTCTTACTATCAAGTCGCCCTTCCGGCCATCCTGATGGCGACATTGTTGACCCAACTAATTCTCCTGTTTGTTGAAGCGCAACGCCTTCCAACGGCTGGCGAACTCCACGAGGGCCACAAATCGCCGCAGGACCTCAACAGCGTCTTCAGCCAACGTCTCTTCGCCTGGTTAACTCCGTTACTTAGGCAAGGCTACCGCCATGCCCTTTCGATGAACGACTTGTTTTACCTGGACAGTCGGATGAGCCAGACACATGTGATGGCCAAGTTCAATAATGCTCTTGCGTCGGCCCATGTTgaaggtcgtcgtcctcccgacaacaacagcaacaacaacaacaacaacaacaacaacaacaacaacaacaagacaTTTTCCCTACCCAAGCTTCTCTTGTCATCACTTACCTGGTCCTTTGTCAAACCCGTCTTGCCTCGAACCTTGCAAatcctcttcgtcgtttgccaacctcttcttctcaaTGTTGTAACCACTTTTCTTTCCAGACACTCGTCGGATCCGGCCGCACCCGACGAGCTCCGTGGTCCTATTATTGCGGCGTACGTTGCCGTCTatgtcggcatcgccatctccACGGGATGGTACTGGCATTGGGTTGACCGAAGCATATTCCAGACGCGCGGTGTGCTTATAGGAGCCATTTTCCAAAAGGCCCTATTCCTCGATGCAGACaaggccaccaccaccaaggGGCGGATAATCACGCTCGTGAGCGGtgacgtcgagaaggccatTGCCGGACTGGAATCGTGCCACGAGCTTTGGGCCAACGCTTTGcaggccgccatcgctcTATGGCTGCTGTATCGCAACCTGGGGGTTGTGTTTGTGATCCCGTTGGCGGTGGCCGCGGTAGCCGGAACAGCTTCCTTCGGCATCTCGAGGTTGTCACGAACGCGCCAGGCGCTGTGCATGGCGGCCATGGAGTCTCGACTCGATGCAACTGCAGGCGTGCTACAGAACCTCAGGGCGCTACGCATGACCGGCTGCTTGGAGGTTATCGCCGCGCGCGTACAAGAATGGCGTGACAAGGAGCTGTTCTTGTTGAAACAGTACCGGTGGATGACGATTGCCGCAGTTATTGTTT CGTTCGTACCGATGATATTGACCCCGGCCATTACTTTCACAGTGATTTATGTGTCCGACAAGGCTTCATTGGCCAATCTTTCACGCGTTTTCGAAACCCTTGGGCTCCTTTCCCTCTTATCGGAGCCTCTTATCTATCTCTATCAGCTTGCTCCGTATCTTGCCTTCTCCTTTGTTTGTCTTGGTCGGATCGAAGACTTCCTTTCAGACCCGGGTTCTCGCGCAAAAGAGGATCCACCCCGCCCTGTCTCCACTCCTAAAGCGCCTCGCCATCAACGACTCTACGTGCGGAATGGGCGGTTTGGGTGGGGACCAGCCGACGGGACGTTTACTGTCCGTATTGACAACGTAACGCTCCATCCCAACCAAtttctcgccgtcgttggGCCACCTGGGTCTGGGAAATCAACgtttcttcttggccttcttggcgaAACTGCTGTATGTGAGGCGGAAGAGATGGTGGTGGAGAGGGGTAGCCTTGCGTTCTGCTCGCAGACACCCTGGCTCCCCAACCAAATGATCTGTGACATCATTGTTGGATCTCACGACTTTGATGCTGAGTGGTATACAACTGTTCTGAATACCtgcgggctcgaggccgtaTTGAACACCTTGCCATCAAATGACATGACTGCAACCAACGCGGCTGGAGTTCACCTGAGTTTAAGTCAGAAAAAGTCAATTGCTTTGGCGCGAGCTGTCTATTCGCAAAAGCCTATACTACTACTAGACGACCCCCTCGCAGGGCTAGATCAACAGTCCCGAGCTCTGGTTTCCTCTGCGTTGCTGGGACGGGACGGGTTACTCTGTAAGCGAGGCTGCATCGTCATTGTCACTTGCGCCACCG ATCAACTTTCGCAGCGTGCGGACCGTGTCATCCATCTCGGGAACACAGATGAGGATCAACTGCATCGGGGCGAAACGGCGCCTCCAACCGCGCAGCACTTATCCCGGCCGGGCGAGACTAAAACGCACCAGCCCATCCGCATCGAACAGGAGACGAATCCCCAAGAATCAGAAGCGGAAGAGGAAGCTAAAACACACATTGAGATGCTCAAGATTGGAGAGTGGGTTATCGGAAAGTTCTATTTCCGCGCTGCCGGTTTGCAATATCTGATCCCGTTTTTAACGGCCGCAATTGCGTTCACTCTTGGGCATCGCTTCACTGGTAAGTTTAGCTCCACACATGTCCCCCTGCCTTATGTTTTCCTCCTTTTTATTATTGATCCTAGCTTACAAAACTTAAAAGACGTTGTTCTCAAACAATGGTCTGAAAGCGAGGCCATCCGAGACCACGACGGTGGCGAGTCCAAGGTTCACTTGGCGGAGTACTGGGGCCTCAGTGCATtggccctcgtcggcttGGCTGTTTCCACCTGGGTTCTTCTGCAAAGATGTGTTCCAGTAGCCGGATCATCACTCCATCATCAGTTGTTGACGGCACTATGTAAAGCTCCTTTCGGGATCCTGACTAGGACGAGTAGTAACTCGATTATCAATCG ATTTACCCAGGACTTCACCATCATTGATGGCGAATTGACAAGACACCTCAGCAACATGGTGCAAG AACTAGCATCGATGTTGGCGCAACTGGGCTTCGTCATGGCGGCAAACTATTACTTTGTGATTGTTGTTCTGGCAACGATGATCCTTCTTTGGCTAATACAAATGGTCTACCTTCGCACAGCTCGTcagcttcgtcttcttgAGCTATCATCTAGAGCATATCTTTGCTTGCACGTGATAGAGACTCTGGACGGCCTTGTAACCATCCGCGCCTTTAGGGCCCGGGAGAAAGCTGAGGAGGTGGCCAGCGGTCTAATCGAAGGGACCCAACGACCAATGTACCTTTTCTTCTGCCTGAAGCGATGGCTCGCCCTTGTCTTGGACCTCTGCGTTGCTGCCATAGCGGTCATCATCGTGGCAACGGCGATGGCAACACGTGGCAGTACCGGGAGCGGGTTCATAGCGGTAGCGCTAATCAACGTCATGAGCCTCAGCGTCACGATGCGGAGCTTCACTATGGCCTGGACAGAGTTGGGATCAGCCATGGGATCACTTGTTCGCATTAAGCACGCCAGCGAAGCGATGTGGGCGCCTGAGTCTCGCAGCGTCTCAGACACATCGCGGCAGGCCATCCACGAAGAGAAAGTGGAGCACAACGGTGCAGCTGTGGAGTTTCGCGGAGTCACGGCCTCATACGTTCAGGGAGGACCTGCTGTGCTGAAGGACTTTTCTCTCATGGCCCGTGATGGTCAGACGGTTGGTATTTGTGGTGCCAGCGGCAGTGGCAAGTCAACTGTTTTACTAGCCCTACTGGGTCTACTACACATCGAGAAAGGCTCCGTGCTCGTGGGCGGTAAGGACATCCGGACACTTGACGACTGTGAGCTCCATGCGCGCATAGGAGTTGTACCGCAGGAGCCGCTATTTCTTCCGGGCAGAACGGTTCGAGATCACGTGGATCCCATGCATCAGGCGACCGATGAACAGATCAAGGACAAGTTGCGCCAGGTAGGTCTGTGGGAGGGCCAATTAGATGAAGAGGGGATTGATAGCGACCTGTCGTCAGACTTCTTGTCCCGGCATCAAACAGTACTGCTAAGCGTAGCAAGAGTGTTGCTACAGTCACCCAAAATTATACTCTTGGATGAAGTGGTGGGAAGCGTTGATGAAAGCATAGATGGTTTAATTGCTTCGCTGAAAGAGGGATCTGATGATTTGGTCGTTGTAGAGACATCTCGTGTATGTGAAGATGAAACAAAGTATGACTGTATAGTTCATCTTTAG
- a CDS encoding Putative oxoglutarate/iron-dependent dioxygenase, non-hem dioxygenase domain-containing protein, with amino-acid sequence MAITGIKSRKHPRSVDLTIFTTGDQSQRRQVACELVQSIHETGFCRLPKHNISIDTLDRVFGQCDKFFKLPVAVKSKIKHPPQHNPHRIQQGWSEVGRETVSTITDHEKGAMPVTDKPAVLDIKEAFDMGNPHDPLFENMWLPEEDLPGFKDDMERFYDECRREHLILLEALELGCSALLGFNPDFRRFCQDSVSECRINYYPATKASLLRPPGGHCNRISPHSDFGTLTLLFQDGVGGLEIEDQSDLGQFFPVTCDSPHELLVNAGDVLQRWSNNYFRSVNHLVTLPPALKKDDGEGDRDEFVPERTSVAFFAKADREAKVGSLPGFENGEHRYEQMTSLQYNQMKLKLTYGFESPAQV; translated from the exons ATGGCAATCACCGGAATCAAGTCACGCAAGCACCCGCGTAGCGTGGATCTCACCATCTTCACTACGGGAGATCAGTCACAGAGACGACAAGTTGCGTGCGAGTTGGTCCAATCCATCCACGAAACCGGCTTCTGCAGGCTTCCTAAGCACAACATCTCGATAGATACATTGGATCGTGTATTTGGTCAG TGTGACAAATTCTTCAAGCTTCCCGTAGCTGTTAAGTCCAAGATTAAACACCCACCACAACATAACCCGCACCGC ATACAACAGGGCTGGAGTGAAGTCGGCAGAGAGACTGTTTCCACCATCACGGACCATGAGAAAGGAGCTATGCCGGTGACCGACAAGCCAGCTGTTCTCGACATCAAG GAAGCGTTCGATATGGGCAATCCCCATGACCCTTTGTTCGAAAACATGTGGCTGCCAGAAGAGGATCTTCCGGGCTTCAAAGATGACATGGAGCGCTTCTATGATGAGTGCAGAAGAGAGCACCTGATCTTGCTCGAGGCGCTTGAGCTCGGTTGTAGCGCCTTGCTTGGGTTCAACCCCGACTTTAGGCGATTCTGCCAGGACAGCGTTTCCGAGTGCCGCATCAACTACTATCCGGCCACGAAAGCATCCCTCTTGCGTCCGCCCGGGGGCCACTGCAACCGCATCTCACCCCACTCCGACTTCGGCACGTTGACCCTGCTGTTCCAGGATGGCGTTGGGGGCTTGGAGATTGAGGACCAGAGTGATCTGGGACAATTCTTCCCCGTCACTTGCGATTCCCCCCACGAGCTGCTTGTCAACGCCGGCGATGTCCTGCAGCGCTGGTCCAACAACTATTTCCGCTCCGTCAACCACCTCGTTACCCTACCGCCGGCCCTGAAGAAGGATGACGGTGAAGGCGACCGAGACGAGTTCGTTCCGGAGCGCACGTCCGTCGCCTTCTTTGCAAAGGCTGACCGCGAAGCCAAGGTTGGGTCACTGCCCGGATTCGAAAACGGCGAGCATAGGTACGAGCAGATGACGTCGCTGCAGTACAACCAGATGAAGCTGAAGCTCACCTACGGGTTTGAAAGTCCAGCCCAGGTGTGA
- a CDS encoding Putative ureohydrolase: MTEGLTELLQRQPVSGKLEHPLLVLLGGDHLIALPALRALRATYGTPVTLLHFDSHLDTLNPSVYPQAWTSDVSAVNHGTVFYHAAKEGLLVNGSMHVGVNTRLSGSTWSDYESDADSGFLRIPASDIDDIGTRGVIAKIQDAIKPGTRVYLSIDIDVLDPSFAPGTGAPEPGGWTTRELLTILRGCRNFDIVGADVVEVVPAYDTPGGDTAFVAAALVYEIISGMVQYRLQPVEQAVDPTASSPLETSNDEGHGGFHTDLGAISILEL, from the coding sequence ATGACAGAAGGGTTGACGGAGCTCCTTCAACGCCAGCCCGTGTCGGGGAAGCTCGAGCATCCCCTCTTggttcttctcggcggcgaccaccTCATTGCTTTGCCAGCGCTTCGCGCACTTCGCGCTACCTATGGCACCCCCGTGACCCTTCTGCATTTCGACTCGCACCTGGACACGCTCAACCCGTCCGTCTATCCCCAGGCTTGGACTTCGGACGTGTCGGCTGTCAATCACGGTACTGTGTTCTACCACGCCGCCAAAGAGGGCCTGTTGGTAAACGGCTCCATGCACGTCGGCGTCAATACGCGTCTCAGTGGCTCCACCTGGAGTGACTACGAGTCCGACGCGGACAGCGGCTTCTTGCGAATCCCAGCGAGCGACATTGATGACATCGGCACTAGAGGCGTAATCGCCAAGATTCAAGACGCCATCAAGCCCGGCACACGGGTCTACCTGagcatcgacatcgatgTCCTGGACCCGTCGTTCGCACCAGGGACCGGGGCGCCGGAACCGGGGGGGTGGACCACGCGCGAGCTTTTGACCATTCTACGAGGTTGTCGCAACTTTGACATTGTTGGAGCCGATGTTGTCGAGGTTGTTCCCGCCTACGACACACCTGGCGGCGACACGGCTTTCGTGGCTGCCGCGTTGGTTTATGAGATAATATCCGGCATGGTCCAATATCGTCTGCAGCCTGTCGAACAGGCAGTTGACCCAACGGCAAGTTCGCCTTTGGAAACCAGCAACGATGAGGGCCATGGTGGTTTCCATACGGATTTAGGGGCAATTAGTATACTCGAGCTATAA